From the Musa acuminata AAA Group cultivar baxijiao chromosome BXJ1-2, Cavendish_Baxijiao_AAA, whole genome shotgun sequence genome, one window contains:
- the LOC103973951 gene encoding chaperone protein dnaJ 8, chloroplastic, with product MASMGAPSGVGFCAGKRPVLKTKRSGGNVRCAATKNLMEQYRTLKIQPGASEQEVKKAFRRLALQYHPDVCKGGNSSVEFHQINEAYHMVMNSFRRSKEQDWSDDVGADELTTEMYDPNRDLWEEWMGWEGASTTGDYSSHINPYI from the exons ATGGCGTCGATGGGTGCACCGTCGGGGGTTGGTTTTTGCGCCGGTAAGAGGCCGGTGTTGAAGACGAAGAGGAGTGGCGGCAACGTGAGGTGTGCCGCCACCAAGAATCTGATGGAACAGTACCGAACGCTGAAGATCCAACCCGGGGCGTCGGAGCAGGAGGTGAAGAAGGCCTTCAGGCGCCTCGCTCTTCAG TACCATCCAGACGTCTGCAAAGGTGGCAATTCCAGTGTAGAGTTCCATCAGATTAATGAAGCATATCAT ATGGTGATGAACAGCTTTAGACGATCCAAGGAGCAGGACTGGAGTGACGACGTCGGCGCCGATGAGTTGACGACGGAAATGTATGACCCAAACCGGGATTTGTGGGAGGAATGGATGGGGTGGGAAGGGGCGAGCACCACCGGAGACTACTCTTCCCACATCAACCCTTACATATGA